The Gemmatimonadota bacterium genome segment CCTGACGATGTAAGCTCATGATAAAGTCCTTCAATGTCTTCGACGCCTATCCAAACCGTACCATGTGCCTCGCCGACTGGATTTGCACTGAGATATATCGTCCAATCATCTCGACTCACGGATGCAAACGAACCGTCGTGCGTCCAATCCACCCTGAAACCCAAAGCGTTCTGATAGTATTCCAGGCTGCTGTCAAAGTCTGAGCAGCTGAGAATCGGGATTATGACTTCTACCATCTTGTGCATGAGAACCTCCAATTTTACCCTGTAAGTATGTTTCAACAGCAATCCCAGGTGCGGAGGTCTCTAAGAAGCTGTTTTGAAGGTGTTGGGTTTGGTGGGTCCGAGCATTTCTTTTAGAGAGACCGAATGCTCCTTGACAATCATCCTATCCGCATGAAGGGTGACAAAGTTGAAGCAAGGCGGGTGCTCTTCGTCAAAGTTCACTTCCTGTTCATTGGGCCAATAGTTGAGTTGGCAAAAGGTGCTGCCTACACTGATATAGGCAATGCCATCCTTGTGGATATGGGTCCCCCGATGAACATGACCGAAGAAAACACCTCGGAGACGCTCTCTTGCAGGCAACAGTGCTTCATGCAATTCAGTACCATTAAGCATGCCCACGTCTCTAGAATACCACTTGGAATCCAAATCGAGGGGCGAGTGATGCATAAAAACAGTCAACGAGCCGTTCTGCTGGCTAACCTCCGCGCGAACAAAATCAAGCTGATCTTCTGTTACTTTACCAAAGTGACCGGCCTCTTCGTATGGCTGCTGGGTATCTAACACCAGAAACCGTTCGCCCTGATATGAGAAGCGATAGCAGTTCAGGTCTGAATTGGATAGTACATCCTCTTTAGGACCCATTGTTAGATGCACGCGCATATAATCACGCGTGTCATGATTGCCTGTTACAAAGTAGGTCGGGACGTTGATTTGAGAAAATGCTTCTGCCGCGAGTTCGTAGGCGACCTCAGTATTATGATTCGCTACATCCCCTGTATGAATCACAAATTGGGGTCGCGTCGGCAGGCTGTTTATAGCTTCAAGGACCCGCAATAGATTACGGAATGGATTGTTGCCTAACGCGACCCAATCTCTCAAATGTCCTAAGTGTGTGTCACTGATATGGACGAAATGCAGGGGATCTGCCATGTTTTCCTCCTTTATCAGGGAGATGGGATCCAATGACTCATATTTGCCCTTTTCAGATTCCGAAGACACACTCAAGCGTTCTGCTTGCTCGGCTCGGTAGCGGTCAATCCATTGGGCATTGAGGTCGTCAGCCAGACGCCTGTGGCGTGTCTGAATCTCGCGCCCGGGTGGTAGCTTGAGGCCGAGGAAGTCAAGGATGCCACAGGTCTCACCGACGGGATCGGTGGCAAGGTCTTCGTACCGCACAAGGTACGGCTGAATACCAACCGAAGCAAACCACGTCCGCCATGCTGCATTGTGCTCATTGATCATCTGAACCAACTTGCAGATCTGGTCGAAGTCGAACCTAGGTTCTTGTTCAGGCTGTTCCAAGCGGCAAACACGCCATTCTCGGTCCTGCCTGCAGCAAGGGCCGCTCGCGCGAATTCGGAATATTCAAAGACCTCATCAGACGAGTGGACAATGTC includes the following:
- a CDS encoding VOC family protein, with translation MHKMVEVIIPILSCSDFDSSLEYYQNALGFRVDWTHDGSFASVSRDDWTIYLSANPVGEAHGTVWIGVEDIEGLYHELTSSGAHIRGELIDNPWACELHVVDLDGNLLRFGGEPRTGKD